The genome window CTTTCATTATATAATTTATTCTCTGTTGTTTCAAACTGACGTAATTCAAATTTTTCAACATTTACTGGAGAATGCTTTATATTTTTATTTTTTTCTAAACTATTGTCATGTTTCAATTGTTCATTAAACACCTTGTTTTCTCTTTTTTGTGGTTCAAAGGCCACATTATTGCTGTCATTTGAATAAGTCAAATCTTCTACTCTGCTAACATGACTTACAGTTTCAGCTTCATCTTTTCCCATAAGCTGATTTACCATATCCTGTGCAAAGCTTAATGGAATTAACTGCATTATTTCGCTATCTATTAGATCTCCAACTATCATTTTAAAAGAAACTTTTACAATAGTCTCATCATATTCGAATATATCTATATCAAAGTTATTCTCTTTTAAATCAATTTGGAATGCTATAGGAGGTTCGATATCAATTAAGTTAGAAAATAGCTCTGATAACGAAGTACAAGAGGAACCGACCATTTGATTCATGGCTTCACTAATAGCACTGATATCCATATCATTGATATCCCTATCAATGTTTTTTCCATCCCCTCCCATCATCAAGTCAGTAATTACTTTTACATCTTCACTTTTTAAAATTAATAAATTAGAACCTTCTA of Proteiniborus sp. DW1 contains these proteins:
- the fliY gene encoding flagellar motor switch phosphatase FliY; amino-acid sequence: MTTPKVDITTMRELSEQYPIPFVAVNVKYKQGLEGSNLLILKSEDVKVITDLMMGGDGKNIDRDINDMDISAISEAMNQMVGSSCTSLSELFSNLIDIEPPIAFQIDLKENNFDIDIFEYDETIVKVSFKMIVGDLIDSEIMQLIPLSFAQDMVNQLMGKDEAETVSHVSRVEDLTYSNDSNNVAFEPQKRENKVFNEQLKHDNSLEKNKNIKHSPVNVEKFELRQFETTENKLYNESIELINEIPIDITVELGRTTRKIGEILEYGPGTIIELDKLLGEALEIYANGKFIAKGEVVVIDDNFGIRITDIISPSKRISKN